The DNA window CCAGTCCTTCACGGTTGAAGTCGTCCAGAACGTTCAACAGCCGGAATTGTCGTCCATCCTCCAGTCTGTCGGCCATGAAGTCCATCGACCAGACCTCGTTCGGGGCCTCGGGCACGGCCAACTCCTCGGGCTTCTCCCGTTTCAGGCGCTTGCGTGGCTTGATCCGCAGGTTCAGCTCCAGTTCCCGGTAGATCCTGTACACCCGTTTATGGTTCCAGCCATGGCCCTGGACGTTGCGCAGATACAGAAAGCACAGGCCAAAGCCCCAAGTCTTCTTTGCCATCGTCAGACCGAGCAGCAGGTCGTCGATCTGCTCGTTCTCCTCGTCCAATTTCGGGCTGTACCGGTAGCATGTCTCACTGACGTCGAATGCCCGGCAGGCCAGAGCAATGCTGATACCCTTTATCGCCACCGCTTTCACGGCCAACTCTCGGCGTTGAGCTGGCCGGTTCATTTTTTTCCGAGGGCCTCCTTCAGAAGATCATTCTGCATGCTCACATCTGCAAACATCCGCTTCAGCCGCCGGTTCTCCTCGGTCATTGCCTTCATCTCGCTGATCAGACTGGCGTCCATGCCGCCATAC is part of the Paracoccus stylophorae genome and encodes:
- a CDS encoding IS3 family transposase (programmed frameshift); the encoded protein is MKKTRFTEAQIMGVLRQMEGGVPAAELCREHGMSSATLYKWRAKYGGMDASLISEMKAMTEENRRLKRMFADVSMQNDLLKEALGKKLNRPAQRRELAVKAVAIKGISIALACRAFDVSETCYRYSPKLDEENEQIDDLLLGLTMAKKTWGFGLCFLYLRNVQGHGWNHKRVYRIYRELELNLRIKPRKRLKREKPEELAVPEAPNEVWSMDFMADRLEDGRQFRLLNVLDDFNREGLGIEIDFSLPAERVVRALNQIIEWRGAPRTIRVDNGPEYLSGTLTEWAENRGITLAYIQSGKPQQNAYVERYNRTVRHEWLDLYIFEGIEEVQQIATEWLWSYNNERPNMGNGGMTPAQKLRVAA